Within the Prochlorococcus sp. MIT 1300 genome, the region AACCGGTCTAGGCCCATCGAATAAGGATGATGCTTCCAGCCAAAGGTCAATCTCATGGGGCAAAGTAGACCTATGTCTTGTCTTGCTATCAATAGCCACATGGCGAAGAACAACCTCCGCAACTAATTTCTCTTCTATGCAAAACTTTGTTTGAACTCCAAAACAACTTTTATCTAATTTCTCAGGTCTCAAATCCACAATCAACTGGTCACCAGCTTGAATTGGATGTCGAAAGTCTGCATGACAATGAATAATTGGAAGGCTGACTTTTAATCCTTCAGGTTTGTTACTTAAGCAAGGAAAGATATTACTTGAGGATAAACCATACTTTTGAAGGCTCTCTTCCCAGGACTCATGTGCCCAACGGAAAAGTTGGTGAAAATGAACTACACCTGCCCCATCGCTATCGCCAAAGCGAACATCCCTTCGAAAACTCAACCAATCAATTTGATGTTTTGAATCCACCTCAAATTTCAACGATCAACTGAACCCATTATCACATCAATAGATCCCAGTATTGCCATTATATCTGCCACCTTATTACCCTTCAAAATATGAGGGAGAATCTGCAAGTTATTTAAATCTGCGGCGCGAATTTTAAAACGCCAAGGAGTAACATCATTATTACCCTGTAAAAAGACACCTATCTCCCCTTTCCCCGACTCCAAACGAGTATAAAGCTCTCCGTTTGGAATTTTAAAAGTGGGAGCAACCTTTTTCGCTACGTACTGATAATCAAACTCTGAGAATATACTTTTCTTTCCTTCTGCTATTCGTCTAGCTTCCAGATTTTCAGTAGATCCTCCAGGAATCATTTCACAAGCTTGACGGAGAATCTTTAAAGATTGGCGCATTTCTTCCATTCTTACTCGGTATCTGGCATAACAATCTCCTTCATTTGCAATAGCAACATCCCAGTCAAAGTCGTCATAACACTCATAGTGGTCTACTTTTCTTAGGTCCCAGGGCACACCAGAGGCTCTAAGCATTGGTCCTGACAAGCTCCAGTTGATAGCTTGTTCAGTAGTAATAGTGCCTAAACCCTCAATACGCCTTCGAAATATTGGATTATTAGTAATTAACTTTTCATACTCATCAATCTTTGGCCCAAACCAATCACAAAAGTCCTTACATTTTTCTAGCCAACCCCAAGGGAGGTCACAAGCAACTCCACCTATCCGAAAATAGTTATTGTTAATTAACCTTTGGCCAGTCGCTGCCTCCCAAAGATCATAGATCATTTCCCTTTCTCGAAAAATATAAAAGAATGGAGTTTGAGCACCAACATCCGCCAAAAAAGGACCTAGCCATAGCAAATGATTAGCAATCCTATTTAACTCAAGCATCAGTACTCGGATATAACTAGCTCGTTTAGGCACAGGAATATTTGCCAGTCGTTCCGGAGCATTGACTACTATCGCCTCATAAAACATGCCTGCCGCATAGTCCATACGGCTCACATATGGCACAAACATTACATTTGTTCTGTTCTCGGCAATTTTTTCCATCCCTCTATGGAGATAGCCAATTACAGGTTCGCAATCAACCACATCTTCCCCATCAAGAGTCACCACC harbors:
- a CDS encoding NAD(P)H-quinone oxidoreductase subunit H — translated: MTQLETRTEPMVVNFGPHHPSMHGVLRLVVTLDGEDVVDCEPVIGYLHRGMEKIAENRTNVMFVPYVSRMDYAAGMFYEAIVVNAPERLANIPVPKRASYIRVLMLELNRIANHLLWLGPFLADVGAQTPFFYIFREREMIYDLWEAATGQRLINNNYFRIGGVACDLPWGWLEKCKDFCDWFGPKIDEYEKLITNNPIFRRRIEGLGTITTEQAINWSLSGPMLRASGVPWDLRKVDHYECYDDFDWDVAIANEGDCYARYRVRMEEMRQSLKILRQACEMIPGGSTENLEARRIAEGKKSIFSEFDYQYVAKKVAPTFKIPNGELYTRLESGKGEIGVFLQGNNDVTPWRFKIRAADLNNLQILPHILKGNKVADIMAILGSIDVIMGSVDR
- a CDS encoding acyl-CoA thioesterase, which produces MDSKHQIDWLSFRRDVRFGDSDGAGVVHFHQLFRWAHESWEESLQKYGLSSSNIFPCLSNKPEGLKVSLPIIHCHADFRHPIQAGDQLIVDLRPEKLDKSCFGVQTKFCIEEKLVAEVVLRHVAIDSKTRHRSTLPHEIDLWLEASSLFDGPRPV